A single window of Archangium gephyra DNA harbors:
- a CDS encoding Ig-like domain-containing protein: MRTLVTLLAAGLVLASCEFPPTAPTKTPEPAADPGVGALAQPLEEPGNATFEPLWGAPACTAPGSRCDSGELLKGRGSVGPEPQQPNTVGGSCADGSEGTSGIGPSLERLAVTRADGTPFAVGKEVTVQATVIATSTYWKQVLDLYAAPDVSNPTWTLVASLDPQQSGTQILSATYLLPAGSGLQVLRGVFRMSDGIASAACVPGSTHDHDDLVFAVGTEPDVTPPAVAITYPAQGATVRNTVNVRVNASDDFGVQRVELYAGSTLIATGSQSPFSLSWATRTVPNGPYTLTVRAYDAAGHGTTSAPLNVVVDNDFVPPELSVLTPVEGATVSQTVSISGLVNDDRGVTSVRVEIGPPDCDENACAIEDLYHSASEPFTGYQLDWNTRSRANGPRVLRVTAYDIGGNASPTVTVNVIVDNDRTPPVTAITAPTSGSVLGGLVSVEASASDDRSLASVAFYVDGHLIQKDTAAPYAIAWDSSSMANGGHTLHTVATDGSGNQTKSASVTVETNNPGADTSYDAVLGAPRCGSVQSSCDSRHLLRGRSEYGLEPNPPNTLDSCVDGFIYSSTYNEAVERIRVFRPDGTVLASGKRVRIEADVWVSQAAFDTLHLYYKADAAQGGWTRLTSSPLKPPAGTSNQSLVTLSAEYVLPAGALQAVRAEFGFGEGFGTCNERSPWASVNDRDDLIFPVSQEPDTLPPEVAITSPAHGATVSGPIPLTVAVSDDFDVAAVELYDGATRLARNVQAPFSMYWNTWSVPVGNHTLTAKAYDAAGNLGTSAPVTVTVAPESVPPTVSLTAPAHGATLTGTVSISANATDNESGMSQVEFFLDGVLLKTDTSWPYSSVWDTRTAASGSHTLTARATDRHGNTATASVEVTVDNVGPAVALTSPASGATVNGVVSLQASATDGAGVSRVEFLVDGVLLGSDTTAPYSVDWDTGWTVNGSHTLQARAHDTLNQVSTSAQLTVTTLQPGSAVYDSVLGVPRCATLNTVCDTTTLVKGRWADEPSAPNTISSNCQDGSASAFEANSQKINRIKVSSLDGATFAQGGRVRIDVHVNVFDTATDALDLFYANEARTPSWTYLTTLRPAATGAQLLSAEYVLPAGFLQAVRAQFRAGGGSSSACSTGSYDERDDVAFAVNGDPLVTLTAPSSGALVQGLVSLTATASSASPMNRLEFYVDGTLIGSDTTAPYALSWDSATVADGPHTLLAKAHDTGGRVGTSAAVVVNTDTTPPEVALTSPVQGSYLQYSVVLEATVSDSGGVAKVEFYRGTTLLGTDTTAPYSMTWSTTSVADGAHTFSVKAQDRLGNASTSPGVEVIIDKTSPSEPVITAPASYALVRGTVQVSVTTTDNLGVARVEFHAGTTRLGTDTSAPYEVSWDTSTLADGTYSLSATAYDHAGNGRSSGLIIPVTTDNTPPAAALTAPAPGTFLRGSVTLEATASDAKGVTKVEFYRGTALIGTATTAPYSMTWNTSSVADGTQTLWVKAHDKAGNVRTSSEVAVTVDNTAPVTAVSAPAQGALLRGTVPVSATASDAVGVERVEFFAGTTLFGTATTAPYVVSWETTAGAQGGITLTTKAYDAAGHVSVSAGRTVTVDNVAPTVAITSPANGTSFSFLTFSTTLQASASDNVGVTQVVFYDGATVIGTDTSAPYSVTWSLGGVPKGTHTLTAKAHDAAGNVTASAPISVKVN, from the coding sequence ATGCGGACCCTGGTGACACTGCTCGCGGCAGGACTCGTGCTCGCTTCGTGCGAGTTCCCACCCACCGCCCCCACGAAGACACCAGAACCGGCCGCGGACCCTGGCGTTGGCGCGCTGGCCCAACCCCTGGAGGAGCCTGGCAACGCGACGTTCGAGCCCCTCTGGGGAGCACCCGCCTGCACGGCCCCGGGCAGCCGGTGCGACTCGGGCGAGCTCCTGAAGGGCCGGGGAAGCGTCGGCCCCGAGCCCCAACAGCCCAACACCGTGGGCGGCTCCTGCGCTGATGGCAGCGAGGGCACGTCTGGCATCGGCCCCTCGTTGGAGCGGCTCGCCGTCACCCGCGCGGACGGCACCCCGTTCGCCGTGGGCAAGGAGGTGACGGTCCAGGCCACCGTCATCGCGACCTCGACGTACTGGAAGCAGGTCCTGGACCTCTACGCCGCGCCCGATGTGAGCAACCCCACCTGGACGCTCGTGGCCTCCCTGGACCCGCAGCAGAGTGGAACCCAGATCCTCTCGGCCACGTACCTGCTCCCTGCGGGCAGCGGGCTCCAGGTGCTCCGAGGCGTGTTCCGCATGAGTGATGGCATCGCCTCCGCCGCCTGCGTCCCGGGTTCCACCCACGATCATGACGATCTGGTCTTCGCGGTGGGAACGGAGCCGGACGTCACGCCTCCGGCAGTGGCCATCACGTACCCGGCGCAGGGCGCCACGGTCCGCAACACCGTCAACGTCCGGGTGAACGCGAGCGACGACTTCGGCGTGCAACGCGTGGAGCTGTACGCGGGCTCGACGCTGATCGCCACCGGCTCCCAGTCCCCCTTCTCGCTGAGCTGGGCGACCCGGACGGTGCCCAACGGTCCCTACACCCTCACCGTCCGGGCGTATGACGCGGCCGGCCACGGCACCACGTCCGCTCCGCTCAACGTCGTGGTGGACAATGACTTCGTGCCGCCGGAGCTGTCGGTCCTCACTCCCGTGGAGGGGGCGACCGTGAGCCAGACGGTCTCCATCTCGGGCCTCGTCAACGACGACCGGGGCGTGACGAGCGTCAGGGTCGAGATTGGACCCCCGGACTGCGACGAGAACGCCTGCGCCATCGAGGACCTGTACCACAGCGCTTCCGAGCCGTTCACCGGGTACCAGCTCGATTGGAACACCCGCTCCAGGGCCAACGGGCCGCGCGTGCTGCGCGTGACGGCCTATGACATCGGAGGCAATGCCTCGCCAACGGTCACGGTGAACGTGATCGTGGACAACGACCGCACGCCTCCCGTGACGGCGATCACCGCACCCACGAGCGGCTCGGTCCTCGGTGGCTTGGTCTCCGTCGAGGCGAGCGCGAGCGACGACCGGAGCCTCGCGTCGGTGGCGTTCTACGTGGATGGCCACCTCATCCAGAAGGACACGGCGGCGCCGTACGCCATCGCCTGGGACTCGTCGAGCATGGCCAACGGTGGCCACACGCTGCACACCGTCGCCACGGACGGAAGCGGCAACCAGACGAAGAGCGCGTCCGTCACCGTGGAGACGAACAATCCGGGCGCTGACACGTCCTACGATGCGGTCCTGGGGGCGCCCCGGTGCGGCTCGGTGCAGTCGAGCTGCGACTCGCGCCACCTGCTCCGGGGACGGTCCGAGTACGGCCTGGAGCCGAACCCGCCCAACACGCTGGACTCCTGCGTGGACGGCTTCATCTACAGCTCCACCTACAACGAGGCCGTCGAGCGGATCCGGGTGTTCCGTCCGGACGGCACGGTGCTGGCCTCGGGGAAGCGGGTGCGGATCGAGGCCGACGTGTGGGTCAGCCAGGCCGCCTTCGACACCCTGCACCTGTACTACAAAGCGGATGCGGCCCAGGGCGGCTGGACGAGACTCACCAGCTCCCCGCTCAAGCCCCCCGCGGGCACGAGCAACCAGAGCCTCGTGACGCTCTCGGCGGAGTACGTGCTGCCCGCGGGCGCCCTTCAGGCCGTGCGCGCGGAGTTCGGCTTCGGCGAGGGCTTCGGGACCTGCAACGAGCGCTCTCCCTGGGCCTCGGTGAACGATCGCGACGATCTGATCTTCCCGGTCAGCCAGGAGCCGGACACCCTCCCCCCCGAGGTCGCGATCACCTCGCCCGCCCACGGCGCGACGGTGTCCGGGCCCATCCCGCTGACGGTCGCGGTGAGCGATGACTTCGATGTCGCGGCCGTGGAGCTCTACGATGGAGCGACGCGGCTCGCGAGGAACGTCCAGGCACCGTTCAGCATGTACTGGAACACCTGGAGCGTCCCGGTCGGCAACCACACCCTGACCGCGAAGGCCTATGACGCGGCCGGCAATCTGGGCACCTCCGCGCCGGTGACGGTGACCGTCGCGCCCGAGTCCGTGCCGCCCACGGTCTCGCTCACCGCGCCCGCCCACGGCGCGACGCTCACTGGGACCGTGTCGATCTCCGCGAACGCCACCGACAACGAATCCGGGATGAGCCAGGTCGAGTTCTTCCTGGATGGGGTGCTGCTCAAGACCGACACCTCCTGGCCCTACAGCTCCGTCTGGGACACCCGGACGGCGGCCAGTGGGAGCCACACGCTGACCGCACGCGCCACCGATCGCCACGGCAACACCGCCACCGCCTCGGTGGAGGTGACGGTCGACAACGTGGGCCCGGCCGTGGCCCTCACCTCCCCGGCCAGCGGAGCCACGGTGAATGGAGTGGTCTCCCTCCAAGCCAGCGCCACGGATGGAGCCGGAGTCTCGCGGGTCGAGTTCCTCGTGGACGGGGTGCTGCTCGGAAGCGACACGACGGCGCCCTACAGCGTGGACTGGGACACCGGCTGGACGGTGAACGGGAGCCACACGCTGCAAGCCCGGGCCCATGACACGTTGAACCAGGTGAGCACGAGCGCCCAGCTCACGGTGACCACGCTCCAGCCCGGGAGCGCCGTATACGATTCCGTGCTCGGCGTGCCCCGGTGCGCCACGCTGAACACCGTCTGCGACACCACGACCCTCGTGAAGGGCCGGTGGGCCGATGAGCCCAGCGCTCCCAATACGATCTCCAGCAATTGCCAGGACGGCTCGGCCTCCGCCTTTGAAGCCAACAGCCAGAAGATCAACCGGATCAAGGTGTCCTCCCTCGATGGAGCGACCTTCGCGCAGGGCGGGCGCGTCCGGATCGACGTCCACGTCAACGTCTTCGACACCGCCACGGACGCGCTGGATCTGTTCTACGCGAACGAGGCCAGAACCCCCTCGTGGACGTACCTGACCACGCTGCGGCCGGCCGCGACAGGAGCCCAGCTGCTCTCGGCGGAGTACGTGCTGCCCGCGGGCTTCCTGCAGGCGGTACGAGCCCAGTTCCGCGCGGGCGGCGGCTCCAGCTCGGCGTGCAGCACGGGTTCCTACGACGAGCGGGACGACGTGGCCTTCGCGGTGAACGGGGATCCGCTGGTGACGCTCACCGCGCCCTCCTCCGGTGCGCTGGTGCAGGGCCTGGTCTCGCTGACCGCGACGGCCTCCAGCGCCTCGCCGATGAACCGGCTCGAGTTCTACGTGGACGGGACGCTGATCGGCAGCGACACCACGGCGCCCTACGCCCTGAGCTGGGACAGCGCGACCGTGGCGGACGGACCCCACACGCTCCTCGCGAAGGCCCATGACACCGGGGGCCGCGTGGGGACCTCCGCCGCGGTCGTGGTGAACACCGACACCACCCCGCCAGAGGTGGCGCTCACGTCACCCGTGCAGGGGAGCTACCTCCAGTACAGTGTCGTGCTCGAGGCCACCGTGAGCGACAGTGGAGGGGTGGCGAAGGTCGAGTTCTACCGTGGCACGACGCTGCTCGGCACCGATACCACCGCGCCCTATTCGATGACCTGGAGCACCACGAGCGTGGCGGATGGGGCCCACACCTTCAGCGTGAAGGCCCAGGACCGCCTCGGCAACGCCAGCACCTCCCCCGGGGTGGAGGTGATCATCGACAAGACCTCGCCGTCGGAACCGGTCATCACCGCTCCGGCGTCGTACGCCCTGGTCAGGGGAACCGTCCAGGTCAGCGTCACCACCACGGACAACCTGGGCGTGGCGAGGGTCGAGTTCCACGCGGGCACCACGCGGCTTGGCACCGACACCAGCGCGCCCTACGAGGTGAGCTGGGACACCTCCACCCTGGCGGATGGGACCTATTCGCTCAGCGCCACGGCCTATGACCACGCGGGCAACGGGCGCTCCAGCGGCTTGATCATCCCGGTGACCACGGACAACACGCCGCCGGCCGCCGCGCTCACCGCCCCCGCGCCGGGGACGTTCCTCCGGGGCAGCGTCACGCTCGAGGCCACCGCCAGCGACGCGAAGGGCGTGACGAAGGTCGAGTTCTACCGGGGCACGGCGTTGATCGGTACGGCCACCACCGCGCCCTACTCGATGACCTGGAACACCTCGAGCGTGGCGGATGGAACCCAGACGCTCTGGGTGAAGGCCCATGACAAGGCCGGCAACGTGCGCACCTCCAGCGAGGTGGCGGTGACGGTCGACAACACCGCGCCCGTCACGGCCGTCAGTGCTCCGGCGCAGGGGGCGCTGCTGCGAGGCACCGTGCCGGTCAGCGCCACCGCCAGCGATGCCGTGGGCGTGGAGCGGGTCGAGTTCTTCGCGGGCACCACGCTGTTCGGCACGGCCACCACGGCGCCGTACGTGGTGAGCTGGGAGACGACGGCGGGGGCCCAGGGGGGCATCACGCTCACCACGAAGGCCTACGACGCGGCGGGCCACGTCTCCGTGTCCGCCGGCCGTACCGTCACCGTGGACAACGTGGCGCCCACCGTGGCCATCACCTCGCCGGCCAATGGAACCTCGTTCTCCTTCCTCACCTTCAGCACCACGCTTCAAGCCAGCGCCAGCGACAACGTGGGCGTCACCCAGGTGGTCTTCTACGATGGCGCCACCGTCATCGGCACCGACACCTCGGCCCCCTACAGCGTGACCTGGAGCCTGGGGGGCGTGCCCAAGGGGACGCACACGCTCACGGCCAAAGCCCATGACGCGGCGGGCAATGTCACGGCGTCCGCGCCCATCTCCGTCAAGGTGAACTGA
- a CDS encoding DUF6321 domain-containing protein has protein sequence MSTRHAPLKDPKGGLTAAGRAFYKKKEGAHLKPGVKGKADTPEKMRRKGSFLRRHFAHPRGPMKDENGEPTRLALSARAWGEPVPKDAAGARRLAAKGTRLLERYQSTRKAGAAKKTGTKTRARPAASAKRSRTPSRTTTSPRKKTPRARK, from the coding sequence ATGAGCACCCGACATGCACCTCTCAAGGACCCCAAGGGAGGACTCACGGCCGCGGGCCGCGCCTTCTACAAGAAGAAGGAGGGCGCCCACCTCAAGCCGGGGGTGAAGGGCAAGGCGGACACTCCCGAGAAGATGCGGCGCAAGGGCAGCTTCCTGCGCCGGCACTTCGCCCACCCGCGAGGCCCCATGAAGGACGAGAACGGCGAGCCCACGCGGCTGGCGCTCTCCGCTCGCGCCTGGGGCGAGCCCGTGCCCAAGGATGCCGCCGGGGCCCGCCGGCTGGCCGCCAAGGGAACTCGCCTGCTCGAGCGCTACCAGTCCACCAGGAAGGCGGGCGCGGCGAAGAAGACCGGGACGAAGACCCGGGCCCGTCCGGCCGCGTCCGCGAAGCGCTCCCGGACTCCGTCCCGTACCACCACCTCCCCCCGGAAGAAGACCCCGCGCGCCCGGAAGTAG
- a CDS encoding Ig-like domain-containing protein — MRTIRSLVTLFAAGLVLASCEPPSEGGTAGTEAGPSLETARGELIDCNGLGPNPPAISLTSPASGATLSGTVTLTVDATDDEGVMRVSFYVDGRLLVTDNTPPFELVWNTATHGNGLALLTAVASDTRCQATTSAPVGVTIENAGIAAYDPTWSAPACATAGSRCDSADLLSRRGPTLDEAHQPNTVGGSCVDGTAGITGYSSGPWLERLVVSRIDGTPFAAGKEVTVQATVMPSSGFYDESLDLYVAADPANPTWTLVATLFPSYSPGNPSTLSATYLMPLSGRHVLRGVYRTNGRSTAPSPCIPLPSGGAGGDDHDDLVITVGPETDTTPPAVAITSPVSGATLERFVHVTMEASDHFGLHRVELYDGATLLATYSRPPFSFSWATRTVPNGAHTLTARAYDLTGNVTTSAPVNVVINNDYVPPQVALLQPGEGTTVMGTVPLEASASDDRGPVRVEFSVDGRLIGTRDSPPFTLSWNSRLQNSPGGASSGVLNGAHVLSVTAYDLGGNPSTSSSVNVIVDNDYTAPSEATLTSPASGALLSGLVTLEATASDDRGIAEVLFYVDSRLIGSDTTAPYSLSWDSTEVSNGGHKLSIRARDTGANSKSSAEVTVQTSNAGNVRFDTSLLVPQCDTVAARCDSRELLLGRGGQEKNTPNTLDGCVDGNAFEYSDQKHEVNRIRVIREDGTALAAGKRVRIEVDVRTGYVPADTLTLYHSANAARGASFTQFASLQPTQGVGPYQTLSAELVLPAGSLQAIRARMTSNVNTTLCQAANNSTDRDDLVFAVAQEADTTPPSSVVLTSPANGATVTTSVTLTAVASDDFGVAAMDFYDGTTLIGTDTSAPFSVVWNSRNGPNGSRTLTARARDLAGNATVSAPVTVTASNDLSAPVVAITSPSDGARLATYVDIAASASDPEGVTKVEFYNGTQLLGTATSAPYTYRFYQPNAQTRSYALTAKAYDAAGNVGTSAQVVVTLAVELEPPVVSLTSPTSGARLSKTVSLSAEATDNQGMVSRVEFLLDGAVVIGSDTSAPFTFSWNTQTAASGNHTLSARATDPAGNQADSAAVSVTLDNAGPAVALTSPASGATVGSVVTLQASASDDAGVARVEFLVDGLLVGSDTTAPYSVAWDSSSWTNGSHTLSARAYDSLNNVATSAAVPVTTKQPTTTVALTSPTHNAYVKGLVPLNATATDDQGVVKVEFYVDGTLLGTDTTAPYELSWDSTQVADGAYTFSAKAYGPLGIPATSLPATVKVDNNAPAVALASPAPGAFLRRTVTLSATASDTLGVARVEFYDGATLLGTFTTAPYAMSWNTANTTGGAHTLTVKAMDDAGNVTTSAAVAVTVDNTAPTAALSAPAQSAYVRGTVAFSATASDNQGVARVEFYAGDTLIGTDTSAPYELSWNSVLLADGYYTLRARAYDSAGNSGSAAIVVTLDNTPPDVALTSPAPGAFVRGTVLLDAIASDNNGMKRVEFYVDGTLVDSDINSNYQGAWYTTGVANGAHTLMAKAIDGAGNERTSAEVTVTVDNTAPTTALSTPAQGASVRGIVAISATASDNLGVDRVEFYAGTTLLGTSTTAPYGVSWDTTALTSGSTVTLTTKAYDAAGHVTTSAARTVTVDNVAPTVAITSPANGASFSGLTFSTNIQASASDNRGVTQVVFYDGGSVIGTDTTAPYSVSWNLLGTPKGTHTLTARAYDAAGNVTTSAPISVKVN, encoded by the coding sequence ATGCGGACCATACGGAGCCTGGTAACGCTGTTCGCGGCAGGACTGGTGCTCGCTTCGTGCGAGCCCCCCTCCGAAGGAGGCACGGCCGGGACCGAGGCGGGGCCCTCCCTGGAAACGGCGCGGGGCGAGCTGATCGACTGCAACGGCCTCGGCCCGAATCCGCCGGCCATCTCCCTCACCTCGCCCGCCTCCGGTGCGACGCTGAGCGGCACGGTGACCCTGACCGTCGATGCGACGGACGACGAGGGTGTCATGCGGGTCTCCTTCTACGTCGACGGCCGCCTGCTCGTGACGGACAACACGCCTCCCTTCGAGCTGGTGTGGAACACCGCCACCCACGGCAACGGCCTGGCGTTGCTCACCGCCGTGGCCTCGGACACCCGGTGCCAGGCCACGACGAGCGCTCCGGTGGGGGTGACGATCGAGAACGCTGGAATCGCGGCGTACGATCCCACGTGGAGCGCGCCCGCCTGCGCCACCGCGGGCAGCCGGTGTGACTCGGCGGATCTCCTCTCGAGGCGAGGGCCCACGCTCGATGAGGCCCATCAGCCCAACACCGTGGGCGGCTCCTGCGTGGATGGGACGGCGGGCATCACGGGCTATAGCTCCGGCCCCTGGCTGGAGCGGCTCGTCGTCTCCCGGATCGATGGCACCCCGTTCGCCGCGGGCAAGGAGGTGACGGTCCAGGCCACGGTCATGCCGAGCTCCGGCTTCTATGACGAGTCCCTGGATCTCTATGTCGCGGCCGATCCGGCCAATCCCACCTGGACCCTCGTCGCCACCCTGTTCCCCTCCTACTCGCCCGGGAACCCCTCGACCCTGTCGGCCACGTACCTGATGCCGCTGAGCGGGCGGCACGTCCTCCGGGGCGTGTACCGCACGAATGGCCGTTCCACCGCTCCGTCTCCCTGCATCCCCCTCCCGTCCGGTGGTGCTGGCGGCGATGACCATGACGACCTCGTCATCACGGTGGGCCCGGAGACGGACACCACCCCGCCCGCGGTGGCCATCACGTCTCCGGTGTCCGGCGCCACGCTCGAGCGCTTCGTCCACGTCACGATGGAGGCGAGCGACCACTTCGGCCTCCACCGCGTGGAGCTGTACGACGGCGCCACCCTGCTCGCCACCTACTCCCGCCCGCCCTTCTCGTTCTCCTGGGCGACGCGGACGGTGCCCAATGGTGCCCACACCCTCACCGCTCGCGCCTATGACCTGACTGGCAATGTGACCACCTCGGCTCCGGTCAACGTCGTGATCAACAATGACTACGTGCCGCCGCAGGTGGCGCTCCTCCAGCCCGGGGAGGGCACGACCGTGATGGGCACGGTCCCGCTCGAGGCCAGCGCCAGCGATGATCGGGGCCCGGTGCGCGTCGAGTTCAGCGTGGACGGCCGCCTCATCGGCACCCGGGACTCCCCGCCGTTCACCCTGAGCTGGAACAGCCGCCTGCAGAACTCCCCCGGAGGCGCGTCCAGCGGAGTGCTCAACGGGGCCCACGTACTCAGCGTGACGGCCTATGACCTGGGCGGAAATCCCTCGACCTCGAGCTCGGTGAACGTGATCGTCGACAACGACTACACCGCGCCCTCGGAGGCCACGCTCACCTCGCCCGCCAGTGGGGCGCTGCTGAGCGGCCTCGTCACCCTCGAGGCGACCGCGAGCGACGACCGGGGAATCGCGGAGGTGTTGTTCTACGTGGACAGCCGGCTCATCGGCTCCGATACGACAGCCCCCTATTCCCTCTCCTGGGACTCGACGGAGGTGTCCAACGGCGGCCACAAGCTGAGCATCCGTGCCCGGGATACCGGGGCCAACAGCAAGTCCAGCGCGGAAGTCACCGTGCAGACGAGCAACGCGGGCAACGTGCGCTTCGACACGTCCCTGCTGGTTCCCCAGTGCGACACCGTGGCGGCGCGCTGCGACAGCCGCGAGCTGCTCCTGGGACGCGGAGGCCAGGAGAAGAACACGCCCAACACGCTGGACGGGTGCGTGGACGGCAACGCGTTCGAGTATTCCGATCAGAAGCATGAGGTCAACCGGATCCGGGTCATCCGGGAGGACGGGACAGCGTTGGCCGCCGGCAAGCGGGTCCGGATCGAGGTGGACGTGAGGACCGGCTACGTCCCCGCGGACACCCTGACCCTGTACCACTCGGCGAATGCGGCCCGGGGGGCTTCGTTCACGCAGTTCGCCTCCCTCCAGCCCACGCAAGGAGTCGGGCCCTATCAGACGCTCTCGGCGGAGCTCGTCCTGCCCGCCGGCTCCCTGCAGGCCATCCGCGCGCGCATGACGTCGAATGTGAACACGACGCTGTGCCAGGCGGCGAACAACTCCACCGATCGCGACGACCTGGTCTTCGCGGTGGCCCAGGAGGCGGACACGACGCCTCCCTCCTCGGTCGTGCTCACCTCCCCGGCCAACGGCGCGACGGTGACCACCTCCGTCACCCTGACGGCCGTGGCGAGCGATGACTTCGGCGTGGCGGCCATGGACTTCTATGACGGGACGACCCTGATCGGCACGGACACCTCGGCGCCGTTCAGCGTGGTGTGGAACAGCCGCAATGGCCCCAACGGCAGCCGCACGTTGACGGCCCGGGCGCGAGATCTGGCCGGAAACGCGACGGTCTCGGCCCCCGTGACGGTGACGGCGAGCAACGATCTGTCGGCGCCGGTGGTCGCCATCACCTCGCCCTCCGATGGCGCCAGGTTGGCCACCTACGTGGATATCGCCGCGAGCGCCTCGGACCCCGAGGGCGTCACCAAGGTCGAGTTCTACAATGGCACCCAGTTGCTCGGCACCGCCACCTCCGCGCCCTACACCTACCGGTTCTATCAGCCGAACGCGCAGACCCGCTCGTACGCCCTGACCGCGAAGGCCTACGACGCGGCTGGCAACGTGGGGACGTCGGCGCAGGTGGTGGTGACCCTGGCGGTCGAGCTCGAGCCCCCCGTCGTCTCACTCACCTCGCCCACCAGTGGAGCAAGGCTCTCGAAGACCGTGTCGCTCTCCGCGGAGGCCACCGACAACCAGGGGATGGTGAGCCGGGTGGAGTTCCTGCTGGATGGCGCCGTGGTGATCGGCAGCGATACGTCCGCGCCCTTCACCTTCTCCTGGAACACCCAGACGGCGGCGAGCGGCAACCACACACTGAGCGCGCGAGCCACGGACCCGGCCGGCAATCAAGCGGACTCCGCGGCGGTGAGTGTGACGCTCGACAACGCGGGCCCGGCCGTGGCCCTCACCTCGCCGGCCAGCGGGGCGACGGTGGGCAGCGTGGTCACGCTCCAGGCGAGCGCCTCGGACGACGCCGGGGTCGCCCGGGTGGAGTTCCTGGTGGATGGGTTGCTCGTGGGGAGCGACACCACGGCGCCCTACAGCGTGGCGTGGGACAGCAGCTCGTGGACGAACGGGAGCCACACGCTGTCGGCCCGGGCGTATGACTCGTTGAACAACGTGGCCACGAGCGCCGCGGTCCCGGTGACCACGAAGCAGCCCACCACGACGGTGGCGCTCACCTCGCCCACCCACAACGCGTACGTGAAGGGTCTGGTCCCGCTGAACGCGACCGCCACCGACGACCAGGGGGTGGTGAAGGTCGAGTTCTACGTGGACGGGACGCTGCTCGGCACCGACACCACCGCGCCCTACGAGCTGAGCTGGGACAGCACCCAGGTGGCGGATGGCGCCTACACGTTCAGCGCGAAGGCCTACGGTCCCCTGGGCATCCCCGCCACCTCCCTGCCCGCGACGGTGAAGGTGGACAACAACGCACCGGCCGTGGCGCTGGCCTCCCCCGCGCCCGGGGCGTTCCTCCGGCGCACGGTCACGCTCTCCGCCACCGCCAGCGACACCCTGGGCGTGGCGCGGGTCGAGTTCTACGACGGCGCGACGCTGCTCGGCACGTTCACCACCGCGCCCTACGCGATGAGCTGGAACACCGCGAACACCACGGGCGGGGCCCACACGCTCACGGTGAAGGCCATGGACGATGCCGGCAACGTCACCACCTCCGCCGCGGTGGCGGTCACCGTCGACAACACCGCGCCCACCGCGGCCCTCAGCGCTCCGGCGCAGAGCGCCTACGTCCGGGGCACCGTCGCCTTCAGCGCCACCGCCAGCGACAACCAGGGCGTGGCCCGGGTCGAGTTCTACGCGGGGGACACGTTGATCGGCACCGATACCAGCGCGCCCTACGAGCTGAGCTGGAACAGCGTCCTCCTGGCGGATGGGTACTACACGCTCAGAGCCAGGGCCTACGACAGCGCTGGCAACTCCGGTAGCGCCGCGATCGTGGTGACGCTCGACAACACCCCGCCGGACGTGGCGCTCACGTCCCCCGCGCCGGGGGCGTTCGTCCGGGGCACCGTCCTGCTCGACGCCATCGCCAGCGACAACAATGGGATGAAGAGGGTCGAGTTCTACGTGGACGGGACACTGGTCGACTCCGACATCAACTCGAACTATCAGGGGGCCTGGTACACGACGGGCGTGGCGAACGGTGCGCATACGCTGATGGCGAAGGCCATCGACGGTGCCGGCAACGAGCGCACCTCCGCCGAGGTGACGGTGACCGTCGACAACACGGCGCCCACGACGGCCCTCAGCACTCCGGCGCAGGGCGCCTCCGTCCGGGGAATCGTCGCGATCAGCGCCACCGCCAGCGACAACCTGGGCGTGGACCGGGTCGAGTTCTACGCGGGCACCACGCTGCTCGGCACGTCCACCACCGCGCCGTACGGGGTGAGCTGGGACACGACGGCCCTGACCAGTGGAAGCACCGTCACGCTCACCACGAAGGCCTATGACGCGGCGGGCCATGTCACGACGTCCGCCGCCCGCACCGTCACCGTGGACAACGTGGCGCCCACCGTGGCCATCACCTCTCCGGCCAACGGTGCCTCCTTCTCCGGCCTGACCTTCAGCACCAACATCCAGGCCAGCGCCAGTGACAACCGGGGCGTCACCCAGGTGGTCTTCTACGACGGCGGCAGCGTCATCGGCACCGACACCACGGCCCCCTACAGCGTGAGCTGGAACCTGCTGGGCACGCCCAAGGGCACGCACACGCTCACGGCCAGGGCGTATGACGCGGCGGGCAACGTCACGACGTCCGCGCCCATCTCCGTGAAGGTGAACTGA